A genomic segment from Malus domestica chromosome 05, GDT2T_hap1 encodes:
- the LOC103428630 gene encoding chromatin remodeling protein SHL-like, translating to MAKPKAPRRTIDSYTVKPINKTVRAGDCVLMRPSEPGKPSYVAKIERIEADSRGSNVKVHVQWYYRPEESLGGRRQFHGSKEVFLSDHHDVQSADTIEAKCTVHTFKSYTKLDAVGNDDFFCRFDYNSSTGAFNPDRVAVYCKCEMPYNPDDLMVQCEGCSDWFHPACINMNIQEAKRLDHFFCEGCSSESQKKLQNSHTASRHPDTKVDTKRRRR from the exons ATGGCCAAACCCAAAGCTCCGAGGCGAACGATCGACTCCTACACCGTCAAACCCATCAACAAAACCGTCAGAG CCGGGGACTGCGTCCTGATGCGCCCGTCGGAGCCGGGGAAGCCGTCCTACGTGGCCAAGATCGAGCGGATCGAGGCCGACAGCCGCGGCTCCAACGTCAAGGTCCACGTCCAGTGGTACTATCGGCCCGAGGAGTCGCTCGGTGGCCGGAGGCAGTTTCACGGCTCCAAAGAGGTCTTCCTCTCCGATCACCACGATGTTCAGAGCGCCGACACCATCGAGGCCAAGTGTACGGTCCACACCTTCAAGAGCTACACCAAGCTCGACGCTGTTGGAAACGACGATTTCTTCTGTCGTTTTGATTATAATTCCTCCACTGGGGCTTTCAATCCCGACCGCGTTGCCGT GTATTGCAAGTGTGAGATGCCTTACAACCCTGATGACCTCATGGTTCAATGTGAAGGTTGTAGTGATTG GTTTCATCCTGCTTGTATAAACATGAATATACAGGAAGCCAAAAGACTAGATCACTTCTTCTGTGAAGGCTGCTCTTCCGAGAGTCAAAAGAAATTGCAGAATTCCCATACTGCTTCCAGACACCCGGATACAAAG GTGGATACAAAGCGGCGTCGGAGGTGA
- the LOC103428656 gene encoding uncharacterized protein isoform X1, with translation MGKKKSKDGDGGRPRTESEHSPSTIFVSNLPFSFTKSQLEETFSDIGPIRRCFLVMKKGSTEHHGFGFVQFAVTEDANRAVELKNGLSIGGRKIAAKHAMHRAPLEQRRPKTNQGTDVEETVKTENDKDGDNSQGEKDASKLQERVVTLEKNTKKPVKTRKAAALSNVQVAKVGGSEKQRVARTVIFGGLLNAGMAEDVHRKAREIGDVCSITYPLPKEELEQHGLVQDGCKMDASSVLYNSVRSAHASVSMLHQKEIKGGIVWARQLGGEGSKTQKWKLIVRNLPFKAKENEINNMFSPAGFVWDVFIPHNPETGLSKGFAFVKFTRKQDAENAIKKLNGQMLHKRSIAVDWAVSKKIYDSGINALASEDGQEDERDGESDSSSDDFEDDAGDVCIKSQHNDGTDNALNDSNTIEKTDIPTEINFEEEADIARKVLKNFITPSGIATPDDDSTLPKRNKETSIDISVDEPEKLSSEITKASEVDKPGKKSKTMASNLIDESFDEPNYSSLETAKASDVTEPGKLSKSVASNLEQADEGEDLHRTIFISNLPFEITNEDVKQRFSTFGKVDSFVPVLHPVTKRPKGSGFLRFKTKDGASSAVSAGNAESGSGITLKGRQLTVLQALDKKSAHDKELNVAKKEDLDHRNLYLAKEGLILEGTPAAKGVSASDMLKRQMAERSKMSKLQSPNFHVSKTRIVIKNLLKSMNEKELKRLCIDAVTSRATKQKPVIRQIKFLEDVKKGKLNTKNHSRGAAFVEFTEHQHALVALRVLNNNPETFGPEHRPIVEFALDNVQKLKLRNAKIQGQQNAARRNPGVQQKDGSNRPDADPSQKFNKRKQSGDKQNLDESVPNKEDEVENGVGDGTATDRERASKRHKKGPFGKEKKISSTKVPGGATDNHQDGVKPGRGGSFERESMANGAQTSKSMGKANVGAQKRKLQAQKEVEGGETETRRKRPKKNKDPLGRDVVDKLDMLIEQYRSKYSQRSSAQTDGEKQGSKKLRKWFQS, from the exons atggggaagaagaaaagcaaagatGGCGATGGCGGCCGACCGAGAACCGAAAGCGAGCACTCCCCCTCCACTATCTTCGTCTCCAACCTCCCCTTTTCTTTCACCAAATCTCAG CTGGAAGAGACGTTCAGCGACATTGGACCGATTAGGAGGTGCTTTTTGGTTATGAAGAAGG GGTCAACTGAGCACcatggttttggttttgttcaATT TGCTGTAACAGAAGATGCTAATCGTGCTGTTGAGCTGAAGAATGGTTTGTCCATTGGAGGTCGAAAAATAGCAGCTAAACATGCCATGCATCGTGCTCCGCTTGAACAACGAAGGCCAAAGACTAATCAAG GAACTGACGTGGAAGAGACTGTGAAGACAGAAAATGACAAAGACGGTGACAATTCCCAAGGGGAAAAGGATGCTTCAAAATTGCAGGAAAGAG ttgttactttggaaaaaaatacaaagaaacCTGTGAAGACTAGAAAAGCAGCAGCACTAAGTAATGTTCAAGTGGCAAAAGTGGGTGGTTCAGAAAAGCAGAG GGTTGCCAGAACTGTTATATTCGGTGGTCTTCTTAATGCTGGTATGGCAGAAGATGTTCATCGCAAAGCTAGGGAGATTGGGGACGTATGTTCCATCACTTATCCTCTTCCCAAAGAAGAGCTTGAACAACATG GTCTTGTGCAAGATGGATGCAAAATGGATGCTTCATCTGTACTTTATAACAGTGTCAGATCAGCTCATGCTTCTGTTTCTATGTTACatcaaaaagaaataaaaggcgGTATTGTTTGGGCACGTCAGCTGGGTGGGGAG GGTTCCAAGACTCAGAAGTGGAAGCTCATTGTTAGAAATCTTCCTTTCAAG GCCAAAGAGAATGAAATAAATAACATGTTTTCACCGGCTGGGTTTGTCTGGGATGTTTTTATTCCACATAATCCTGAGACAGG GTTATCTAAAGGTTTTGCATTTGTCAAATTCACACGCAAACAGGATGCGGAAAAT gCAATAAAAAAGCTAAATGGACAAATGCTTCATAAAAGATCCATAGCTGTTGACTGGGCTGTTTCAAAGAAGATATATGATAGTGGCATTAATGCCCTTGCTTCAGAGGATG GACAAGAGGATGAAAGAGATGGGGAAAGTGATAGTAGCAGTGATGATTTTGAGGATGATGCTGGGGATGTCTGTATAAAGTCCCAGCACAATGATGGAACAGACAATGCTCTAAATGACTCTAACACCATAGAGAAAACAGACATCCCTACTGAAATTAATTTTGAAGAGGAAGCAGACATTGCAAGGAAAGTTCTAAAAAACTTCATCACACCCTCTGGTATAGCAACTCCGGATGATGATTCCACACTGCCGAAAAGGAACAAGGAGACATCTATTGATATATCCGTTGACGAGCCTGAGAAATTATCTTCTGAGATTACAAAAGCATCAGAGGTTGATAAGCCTGGAAAGAAAAGCAAGACCATGGCATCAAATCTTATTGATGAATCTTTTGATGAGCCTAATTACTCATCTCTTGAGACTGCAAAAGCATCAGACGTTACTGAGCCTGGAAAGTTAAGTAAAAGCGTGGCATCAAATCTTGAACAGGCAGACGAAGGAGAAGATTTGCATAGAACAATTTTCATAAGCAATCTTCCTTTTGAGATCACTAATGAAGATGTCAAACAAAGGTTTTCCACCTTTGGGAAAGTTGACTCTTTTGTCCCAGTCCTTCATCCAGTCACCAA GCGACCCAAAGGATCTGGCTTTCTCAGGTTTAAAACAAAAGATGGAGCTAGTTCTGCCGTTTCAGCTGGGAATGCGGAATCTGGCTCGGGAATTACTCTGAAAGGTAGACAATTAACAGTGTTGCAGGCTTTGGATAAAAAATCGGCTCATGATAAGGAATTAAATGTGGCCAAGAAAGAGGACCTAGACCACCGCAATCTCTATCTAGCAAAG GAAGGTCTTATTCTTGAGGGAACTCCAGCTGCAAAAGGGGTTTCAGCTAGTGATATGTTGAAACGCCAAAT GGCAGAAAGAAGCAAGATGTCGAAACTTCAATCCCCAAATTTCCATGTTTCCAAGACGAGAATAGTTATAAAAAATTTGCTGAAGTCCATGAATGAAAAGGAACTAAAAAGACTTTGTATTGATGCAGTCACCTCACGAGCTACAAAACAAAAACCTGTTATTCGACAG ATAAAGTTCTTGGAGGATGTGAAGAAAGGAAAGCTTAACACAAAGAATCACTCTCGTGGAGCTGCTTTCGTTGAGTTTACAGAGCATCAGCATGCGCTTGTGGCCCTCAGAGTTCTGAACAACAATCCCG AAACTTTTGGTCCCGAGCATCGCCCAATTGTGGAGTTCGCACTGGATAATGTCCAGAAGTTGAAACTACGAAATGCTAAGATTCAAGGGCAGCAGAATGCAGCTCGTCGTAATCCAGGTGTACAGCAAAAGGATGGCTCAAATAGACCAGATGCCGATCCAAGCCAGAAGTTCAACAAACGGAAACAAAGTGGTGACAAGCAAAATCTGGATGAATCAGTACCAAATAAAGAAGATGAAGTGGAAAACGGGGTTGGTGATGGAACTGCCACTGACCGAGAGAGAGCTTCTAAGAGGCATAAGAAGGGTCCATtcggaaaggaaaagaagatctCATCAACAAAAGTACCAGGAGGCGCAACAGACAATCATCAAGATGGCGTGAAGCCTGGTCGTGGGGGATCATTCGAACGTGAATCCATGGCCAATGGTGCACAAACATCAAAATCTATGGGAAAGGCAAATGTAGGAGCTCAAAAGAGGAAGCTGCAAGCGCAGAAAGAGGTGGAGGGGGGAGAGACTGAAACGAGGAGAAAAAggccaaagaaaaataaagaccCATTAGGGCGGGACGTTGTGGATAAACTGGACATGCTGATCGAACAAtatagatccaagtactcacaACGTAGCTCCGCCCAAACCGATGGCGAAAAGCAAGGTTCCAAGAAGCTTAGAAAATGGTTCCAATCATAA
- the LOC103428656 gene encoding uncharacterized protein isoform X2 has protein sequence MGKKKSKDGDGGRPRTESEHSPSTIFVSNLPFSFTKSQLEETFSDIGPIRRCFLVMKKGSTEHHGFGFVQFAVTEDANRAVELKNGLSIGGRKIAAKHAMHRAPLEQRRPKTNQVVTLEKNTKKPVKTRKAAALSNVQVAKVGGSEKQRVARTVIFGGLLNAGMAEDVHRKAREIGDVCSITYPLPKEELEQHGLVQDGCKMDASSVLYNSVRSAHASVSMLHQKEIKGGIVWARQLGGEGSKTQKWKLIVRNLPFKAKENEINNMFSPAGFVWDVFIPHNPETGLSKGFAFVKFTRKQDAENAIKKLNGQMLHKRSIAVDWAVSKKIYDSGINALASEDGQEDERDGESDSSSDDFEDDAGDVCIKSQHNDGTDNALNDSNTIEKTDIPTEINFEEEADIARKVLKNFITPSGIATPDDDSTLPKRNKETSIDISVDEPEKLSSEITKASEVDKPGKKSKTMASNLIDESFDEPNYSSLETAKASDVTEPGKLSKSVASNLEQADEGEDLHRTIFISNLPFEITNEDVKQRFSTFGKVDSFVPVLHPVTKRPKGSGFLRFKTKDGASSAVSAGNAESGSGITLKGRQLTVLQALDKKSAHDKELNVAKKEDLDHRNLYLAKEGLILEGTPAAKGVSASDMLKRQMAERSKMSKLQSPNFHVSKTRIVIKNLLKSMNEKELKRLCIDAVTSRATKQKPVIRQIKFLEDVKKGKLNTKNHSRGAAFVEFTEHQHALVALRVLNNNPETFGPEHRPIVEFALDNVQKLKLRNAKIQGQQNAARRNPGVQQKDGSNRPDADPSQKFNKRKQSGDKQNLDESVPNKEDEVENGVGDGTATDRERASKRHKKGPFGKEKKISSTKVPGGATDNHQDGVKPGRGGSFERESMANGAQTSKSMGKANVGAQKRKLQAQKEVEGGETETRRKRPKKNKDPLGRDVVDKLDMLIEQYRSKYSQRSSAQTDGEKQGSKKLRKWFQS, from the exons atggggaagaagaaaagcaaagatGGCGATGGCGGCCGACCGAGAACCGAAAGCGAGCACTCCCCCTCCACTATCTTCGTCTCCAACCTCCCCTTTTCTTTCACCAAATCTCAG CTGGAAGAGACGTTCAGCGACATTGGACCGATTAGGAGGTGCTTTTTGGTTATGAAGAAGG GGTCAACTGAGCACcatggttttggttttgttcaATT TGCTGTAACAGAAGATGCTAATCGTGCTGTTGAGCTGAAGAATGGTTTGTCCATTGGAGGTCGAAAAATAGCAGCTAAACATGCCATGCATCGTGCTCCGCTTGAACAACGAAGGCCAAAGACTAATCAAG ttgttactttggaaaaaaatacaaagaaacCTGTGAAGACTAGAAAAGCAGCAGCACTAAGTAATGTTCAAGTGGCAAAAGTGGGTGGTTCAGAAAAGCAGAG GGTTGCCAGAACTGTTATATTCGGTGGTCTTCTTAATGCTGGTATGGCAGAAGATGTTCATCGCAAAGCTAGGGAGATTGGGGACGTATGTTCCATCACTTATCCTCTTCCCAAAGAAGAGCTTGAACAACATG GTCTTGTGCAAGATGGATGCAAAATGGATGCTTCATCTGTACTTTATAACAGTGTCAGATCAGCTCATGCTTCTGTTTCTATGTTACatcaaaaagaaataaaaggcgGTATTGTTTGGGCACGTCAGCTGGGTGGGGAG GGTTCCAAGACTCAGAAGTGGAAGCTCATTGTTAGAAATCTTCCTTTCAAG GCCAAAGAGAATGAAATAAATAACATGTTTTCACCGGCTGGGTTTGTCTGGGATGTTTTTATTCCACATAATCCTGAGACAGG GTTATCTAAAGGTTTTGCATTTGTCAAATTCACACGCAAACAGGATGCGGAAAAT gCAATAAAAAAGCTAAATGGACAAATGCTTCATAAAAGATCCATAGCTGTTGACTGGGCTGTTTCAAAGAAGATATATGATAGTGGCATTAATGCCCTTGCTTCAGAGGATG GACAAGAGGATGAAAGAGATGGGGAAAGTGATAGTAGCAGTGATGATTTTGAGGATGATGCTGGGGATGTCTGTATAAAGTCCCAGCACAATGATGGAACAGACAATGCTCTAAATGACTCTAACACCATAGAGAAAACAGACATCCCTACTGAAATTAATTTTGAAGAGGAAGCAGACATTGCAAGGAAAGTTCTAAAAAACTTCATCACACCCTCTGGTATAGCAACTCCGGATGATGATTCCACACTGCCGAAAAGGAACAAGGAGACATCTATTGATATATCCGTTGACGAGCCTGAGAAATTATCTTCTGAGATTACAAAAGCATCAGAGGTTGATAAGCCTGGAAAGAAAAGCAAGACCATGGCATCAAATCTTATTGATGAATCTTTTGATGAGCCTAATTACTCATCTCTTGAGACTGCAAAAGCATCAGACGTTACTGAGCCTGGAAAGTTAAGTAAAAGCGTGGCATCAAATCTTGAACAGGCAGACGAAGGAGAAGATTTGCATAGAACAATTTTCATAAGCAATCTTCCTTTTGAGATCACTAATGAAGATGTCAAACAAAGGTTTTCCACCTTTGGGAAAGTTGACTCTTTTGTCCCAGTCCTTCATCCAGTCACCAA GCGACCCAAAGGATCTGGCTTTCTCAGGTTTAAAACAAAAGATGGAGCTAGTTCTGCCGTTTCAGCTGGGAATGCGGAATCTGGCTCGGGAATTACTCTGAAAGGTAGACAATTAACAGTGTTGCAGGCTTTGGATAAAAAATCGGCTCATGATAAGGAATTAAATGTGGCCAAGAAAGAGGACCTAGACCACCGCAATCTCTATCTAGCAAAG GAAGGTCTTATTCTTGAGGGAACTCCAGCTGCAAAAGGGGTTTCAGCTAGTGATATGTTGAAACGCCAAAT GGCAGAAAGAAGCAAGATGTCGAAACTTCAATCCCCAAATTTCCATGTTTCCAAGACGAGAATAGTTATAAAAAATTTGCTGAAGTCCATGAATGAAAAGGAACTAAAAAGACTTTGTATTGATGCAGTCACCTCACGAGCTACAAAACAAAAACCTGTTATTCGACAG ATAAAGTTCTTGGAGGATGTGAAGAAAGGAAAGCTTAACACAAAGAATCACTCTCGTGGAGCTGCTTTCGTTGAGTTTACAGAGCATCAGCATGCGCTTGTGGCCCTCAGAGTTCTGAACAACAATCCCG AAACTTTTGGTCCCGAGCATCGCCCAATTGTGGAGTTCGCACTGGATAATGTCCAGAAGTTGAAACTACGAAATGCTAAGATTCAAGGGCAGCAGAATGCAGCTCGTCGTAATCCAGGTGTACAGCAAAAGGATGGCTCAAATAGACCAGATGCCGATCCAAGCCAGAAGTTCAACAAACGGAAACAAAGTGGTGACAAGCAAAATCTGGATGAATCAGTACCAAATAAAGAAGATGAAGTGGAAAACGGGGTTGGTGATGGAACTGCCACTGACCGAGAGAGAGCTTCTAAGAGGCATAAGAAGGGTCCATtcggaaaggaaaagaagatctCATCAACAAAAGTACCAGGAGGCGCAACAGACAATCATCAAGATGGCGTGAAGCCTGGTCGTGGGGGATCATTCGAACGTGAATCCATGGCCAATGGTGCACAAACATCAAAATCTATGGGAAAGGCAAATGTAGGAGCTCAAAAGAGGAAGCTGCAAGCGCAGAAAGAGGTGGAGGGGGGAGAGACTGAAACGAGGAGAAAAAggccaaagaaaaataaagaccCATTAGGGCGGGACGTTGTGGATAAACTGGACATGCTGATCGAACAAtatagatccaagtactcacaACGTAGCTCCGCCCAAACCGATGGCGAAAAGCAAGGTTCCAAGAAGCTTAGAAAATGGTTCCAATCATAA